The sequence below is a genomic window from Hyalangium ruber.
GCCGGAGCCTGGGCCAGCTGCAGCGAGGCGATCTCCCGGCGCAGCCGCGTCTGCTGCTCGCTGATCCACGCGAGCTCCACCTGGGAGTCATCGAGCTGCAGCGCGAGCGCCACCAGCAGCTCCGCCTGGGCCTCGGTGAACTTGGGGAACCGGACCACCAACGCGCGCAACTGCTCGAGGGCCTGCTCGCGCGAAGCCGCATCGTCCCTCCGCAGCAGCGCCACCGCCTGGTCCTTGGTGGTGAGGGCCTCGGCCGGCAGCTCCGAGCCCTGGTTGCGCCAGACTGGGTAGGTGAGCCAGGCCGTCAGCGCGAGCACGCCCACGGCGGCCAGGATGAGCAGGTAGCGCCCGACCCCGGGGCCTTCAGGTGCCTCCTGGGCGGGGCTCTCGCGCTCGAGGCGCTCGAAGATCTCCTGGGACGTGAGCGCGGAGCCGCGACGCGAGCCGGTGGCGCTCCCCCCTCGCGACTCCACGGGCGACTCCGGCGGGAGCGCCACGGGAGGGGGCGTGGGCAAGGGGACAGGAGCCTGGGGAGGTAGGTCGACAGGCGCGGCGCGGGGCGCGGCGGCCCGACTCTCGCCGGTCTTCCCTCGCCCCTGCTTGCCGCCAGCGCCTGACTCGACCATCCACGGGACGGTGCCTCCCGCGTCCTGGCTGGGGACGGAGACCCCGGCTGCTCGATCGGCGGCCTGGATCTGCGAGGCCCCGAAGGCCTGGGTGGTGGCGGGAGCAGCCGGGGAAGCAGGGATGGCGCTGGCGCCGAAGACCTGCGTCGTGGTGGGTGGCGGCGCTGGGGGCGGAAGGGAGGGAGCCCCGAAGACCTGCGTCGTGGTGGCGGGAGATGGAACGGAGACCGCTCCGAAGACCTGCGTCGTGGTGGCCGGCGGCACTCGCGCGGGCGGAGGGGCGCCAAACACCTGGGTCTTTCCCATCTCCCCGCCCGGCAGGCCCTCCGCGAGCGTCCCATAGGCCGGAGTCTTCTCGGAGTCGTCCGGCGGCGGAGCGGCAGGCGCGGCGGGGGCACGGGAAAGACCCGGGGGCACTCCGAAGATCCGCGTGGACTGGCTCGCGGAGGCACTCCGCTCCGCCGGCGGCGAGACGGTCCCCTGGGGGATGCCGAAGATGCGAGTGGTGCTCGCGGAGGAGGTACGGGAGACCTCCCCTACCCTGGCCGTCGAGCCCCCTTGCGCGCTCTGGGCCTGGGGGGGGACGAGGACCTTCCCGGACGGGGTGGCCGTGAAGACGAAGCTGCAGCGCGTGCATTGCACCGAAGCGCCCGCCGGCGGTAACAGCCGAGGGTCGAGTTCATACTGCATCGAGCACTGAGGACAGCCGATCTGCACGCAGCGTGCTTACCACACACGCCCCGACTCCGGCGCCTCTCGTAGCTCGGTGGCTGCCTGGAGGGTCTCCAGCTTGGCGGCGCCGACGCCCGAGACGGCGTCCACCTGCTCCCAGCTCGAGAAGCGCCCCTCAGCCTCCCGGGCCTCTACCAGCTTGCGCGCGAGCGAGCGCCCCACGCCGGGCAACCGGGCCAGCTCTTCCTCGGTGGCGGAGTTGAGATCCAGCTTCAGCCCGAGCGCCAAGGCCTGCGCGCCGGTGGGCGGGGCTCCCTCGCCACACACGGCCACGCCCTCCACCATGCGCACCGCTCCGGGCTCACAGTCCAGCGCCGGAGCGGAGCTCGGCCACCACCCCCGCGCCAGAACGCCCAACGCCAGCAACCCCAGCGTCGCGGCGGCCAGCGCGGCGGTACGGTTCACGACTAGCCCTTGGCGGCGACGGAGGGCTCGGAGATGCCCTCGCCCTGGGGCTTGTCCAGCCCGAAGGCGCTGTGCAGCTCGCGCACCGCCAGCTCCGTGTAGTTGGAGTGGATGACGCACGAGACCTTGATCTCCGAGGTGGAGATCATCTGCACGTTGATGCCAGCACCCGCCAGCACCGTGAACATCTTGGCCGCCACGCCCGAGTGGTTGCGCATGCCCACGCCGACGATGGACACCTTGGACACCTGGTCGTCGGTCTCCATGCCCTCGGCCTTGATCGTCTTGACGATCTTCTTCACCACGTCCTTGGCCTTGGTGAGGTCCGCCTTGCCCACGGTGAAGGTCAGGTCCGTGCGGCCGTCCTTGGAGACGTTCTGGACGATCAGGTCCACGACGATGCTCTTCTCGTCGAGGGCGCCGAAGACCTTCGCCGCCACACCCGGCACGTCCGGAACGCCACGGATGGCGATCTTCGCCTCGTTCTTGTCGTAGGCGATTCCACTGACCAGCACGTCTTCCATCGAAGAGTCCTCCTCACACACCAGTGTGCCCGGGTCGTCCGTGAACGAGGACTTCACCCACAGGGGCACCTTGTACTTCATCGCGAATTCGACCGAACGGATCTGCAACACCTTGGCGCCCACGCTGGCCAGCTCCAGCATCTCCTCATAGGAGATGCGGTCCAGCTTGTGCGCCGCGGGGCACACGTTGGGGTCGGTGGTGTAGACGCCGTCCACGTCCGTATAGATTTCACAAGCGTCGGCCTTGAGCGCCGCGGCCAGCGCCACCGCCGTGGTGTCCGAGCCGCCTCGGCCCAGCGTGGTGACGTTGCCCTCCTCGTCCTGGCCCTGGAAGCCCGCCACCACGACGATGTTCTTCTTCTTCAGCGCCTGGACGATGCGCTCCGCGTCGATGCTCTTGATGCGAGCCTTCGAGAAGGTGCTGTCGGTGGTGATGCGGACCTGATGGCCCAGGAAGCTGACGGCCTTCCGCTTCTGCTGCTGGATTGCCAGCGCGACCAGGCCGATGGACACCTGCTCGCCGGTGGCCACCACCACATCCTGTTCGCGCTCGTTGGGCCGCTCGGTGATCTGCGACACGAGCTTGAGCAGCCGGTTGGTTTCGCCGGACATGGCGGAGACAACGACCACCACATCGTGTCCGGCCTTCTGGGCCGCGATGCAGCGGCGCGCCACGTTCTTGATTCGCTCGGTGTCTCCCACCGAGGTACCGCCGTACTTCTGGACGATGAGTGCCAAGGTGCCTGGCTCCTACCTGCTTGACGGGCGGACCCTATTGGGCGCATCCCCCGCTGTCAAAGGCGCAGTGGCCCATCGTGGCTGCCGGTGCCTCGGGTTTGCGCTAGGGTGCGCGCCCTTTTCCTTGGAGCTCCTATGTCCCTGCCCCGCCTACTCATCGATGGAGACACCCTGAAGCTGGAGGAGATCCTCCAGGTGGCCCGCCACGCCGTGAAGGTGGAGCTGGCCCCCGAGGCCGCCTCGCGGGTGCGCGCCTCCCGCGCGTTGGTGGACCGCGTGGCCGCGGGGGACACTCCGTCCTACGGCATCAACACGGGCTTTGGCACGCTGGCCGAGGTGCGCATCGACAAGAAGGATCTGCGCGAGCTGCAGCGCAACCTCATCCTGTCGCACGCGGCCGGCGTGGGCTCGCCGCTGCCGCTGCCCGAGGCCCGGGCGCTGCTGCTGCTGCGGTGCAACGTGCTGGCCAAGGGCTTCTCGGGCATCCGCTCGGAGACGCTGGAGCTGGCGCTGGAGATGCTGAACCGAGACGTGGTGCCGGTGGTACCCGAGCGCGGCAGCGTGGGCGCCTCGGGAGATCTGGCGCCACTGGCGCACCTGGCGCTGGTGTTCATCGGCGAGGGCGAGGCGTTCTACCAGGGCGAGCGGCTGCCGGCGCGGGTGGCGCTGGAGCGCGCGGGGCTCCAGCCGGTGGTGCTGGAGGCCAAGGAGGGCCTGGCGCTGGTCAACGGCACCCAGGCGATGTGCGCGGTGGGCACGCTGTTGCAGCTGCGCTCCGAGGCGCTGGCGGATCTGGCGGACGTGGCGGGGGCGATGACGCTGGAGGGCCTGCTGGGGAGCCACAAGCCCTTCATCCCGGAGATCCACGACGTGCGCGCCCACCCGGGGCAGAAGGCGTGCGCGGCGCACCTGCGGCGGCTGCTCGCGGGCAGCGATCTGGTGGAGTCTCACGCCAACTGCAGCAAGGTGCAGGATCCGTACAGTCTGCGGTGCATGCCGCAGGTACACGGCTCGGCGCGCGAGGGGCTGTCCTTCTCGCGGCGCATCCTGGAGGTGGAGGTGAACAGCGCCACGGACAACCCGCTGGTGTTCGTGGACTCGGAGCGCATCGTCTCGGGCGGCAACTTCCACGGGCAGCCGATCTCGCTGGCGCTGGATGTGGCGGCGATGGCGCTCACGCAGCTCTCGGCGATCAGCGAGCGGCGGGTGGAGCAGCTCGTCAACCCGGCGCTGTCGGGGCTGCCTCCGTTCCTGGCGAAGAACTCGGGGCTGAACTCGGGGTTCATGATCGCGCAGGTGACGAGCGCGGCGCTGGTGGCCGAGTCGCGCGTGCTGAGCCACCCGGCCTCGGTGGATTCGATCCCGTCCTCCGCGGGCCGCGAGGACCACGTGTCCATGGGCATGACGGCGGCGCTCAAGGCGCGGCAGGTGTCCGAGTTCACGCGCTCGTGCCTGGCCATCGAGCTGCTGGTGGCGGCGCAGGCGCTGGACTACCGCCAGCCGGTGAAGGCGGGGCGCGGGCCGCAGGCGGCGTATGAGCTGATCCGCAGCAAGGTGCCCACGATGGAGAAGGACCGGGAGCTCCACCGGGACATCGAGGCGGTGAGCAAGCTCATCGACTCGGGCGAGCTGCTGGAGACGGTCCACGCCGCCACCCGGGAGTGAGCCGGGCCGTCATCCCCCCTCCCCTGCGCCTACCTGGGACGATGAGCTAACGTCCCAGCCATGCACCTCGCGCGCCTATCCACCGCCCTGCTGCTGACGGGATTCCTTGCCCTGGGAGGCTGTGAGCGTGGCTCTTCCACTCCGCCACCTCCTCCCGAGGCCACCAAGCCGCCCACACGTCTTGACCCGAAGCAGGCCGAGCGGTTCGCGCAAGCAGGCATCGCGGCCCCCACGACGGCCCCCGGCCAACCCGACACGGGCGAGGTGGATCTCGCGGAGCTGCGCGACTCCGTGGCGGATCCGCAGGAGGTCACCGAGGCCCAGCTCTTTCAGATGGCTTCGCCCACGGGAGCACCTGCTCCCTCCGCACAGCCTCCGCGAGAAGCCCCGCGCCCCGCGCCGAGCAACGCCCTTGCCGCCAGGCCTCGCGAACCCGTTACCGAGGACCGCGCC
It includes:
- the hutH gene encoding histidine ammonia-lyase — encoded protein: MSLPRLLIDGDTLKLEEILQVARHAVKVELAPEAASRVRASRALVDRVAAGDTPSYGINTGFGTLAEVRIDKKDLRELQRNLILSHAAGVGSPLPLPEARALLLLRCNVLAKGFSGIRSETLELALEMLNRDVVPVVPERGSVGASGDLAPLAHLALVFIGEGEAFYQGERLPARVALERAGLQPVVLEAKEGLALVNGTQAMCAVGTLLQLRSEALADLADVAGAMTLEGLLGSHKPFIPEIHDVRAHPGQKACAAHLRRLLAGSDLVESHANCSKVQDPYSLRCMPQVHGSAREGLSFSRRILEVEVNSATDNPLVFVDSERIVSGGNFHGQPISLALDVAAMALTQLSAISERRVEQLVNPALSGLPPFLAKNSGLNSGFMIAQVTSAALVAESRVLSHPASVDSIPSSAGREDHVSMGMTAALKARQVSEFTRSCLAIELLVAAQALDYRQPVKAGRGPQAAYELIRSKVPTMEKDRELHRDIEAVSKLIDSGELLETVHAATRE
- a CDS encoding aspartate kinase yields the protein MALIVQKYGGTSVGDTERIKNVARRCIAAQKAGHDVVVVVSAMSGETNRLLKLVSQITERPNEREQDVVVATGEQVSIGLVALAIQQQKRKAVSFLGHQVRITTDSTFSKARIKSIDAERIVQALKKKNIVVVAGFQGQDEEGNVTTLGRGGSDTTAVALAAALKADACEIYTDVDGVYTTDPNVCPAAHKLDRISYEEMLELASVGAKVLQIRSVEFAMKYKVPLWVKSSFTDDPGTLVCEEDSSMEDVLVSGIAYDKNEAKIAIRGVPDVPGVAAKVFGALDEKSIVVDLIVQNVSKDGRTDLTFTVGKADLTKAKDVVKKIVKTIKAEGMETDDQVSKVSIVGVGMRNHSGVAAKMFTVLAGAGINVQMISTSEIKVSCVIHSNYTELAVRELHSAFGLDKPQGEGISEPSVAAKG
- a CDS encoding ComEA family DNA-binding protein, encoding MNRTAALAAATLGLLALGVLARGWWPSSAPALDCEPGAVRMVEGVAVCGEGAPPTGAQALALGLKLDLNSATEEELARLPGVGRSLARKLVEAREAEGRFSSWEQVDAVSGVGAAKLETLQAATELREAPESGRVW
- a CDS encoding zinc-ribbon domain-containing protein; translation: MQIGCPQCSMQYELDPRLLPPAGASVQCTRCSFVFTATPSGKVLVPPQAQSAQGGSTARVGEVSRTSSASTTRIFGIPQGTVSPPAERSASASQSTRIFGVPPGLSRAPAAPAAPPPDDSEKTPAYGTLAEGLPGGEMGKTQVFGAPPPARVPPATTTQVFGAVSVPSPATTTQVFGAPSLPPPAPPPTTTQVFGASAIPASPAAPATTQAFGASQIQAADRAAGVSVPSQDAGGTVPWMVESGAGGKQGRGKTGESRAAAPRAAPVDLPPQAPVPLPTPPPVALPPESPVESRGGSATGSRRGSALTSQEIFERLERESPAQEAPEGPGVGRYLLILAAVGVLALTAWLTYPVWRNQGSELPAEALTTKDQAVALLRRDDAASREQALEQLRALVVRFPKFTEAQAELLVALALQLDDSQVELAWISEQQTRLRREIASLQLAQAPADWESRVNSRKEELEALGEQRRPLEAAIGQLTKQGQEALMVIRAAPETEPAADVVARLKAQAVHAGVTGNPQALALAERLRKVENPSHWSALSLAEYGLNAGSPPSALEELSEALREVRERDNTLIRAYVLGARLALRQREPAVARSLLDTALALNPNHALARKLQQWSATLGTITP